The Buttiauxella selenatireducens genome has a window encoding:
- a CDS encoding winged helix-turn-helix domain-containing protein translates to MMKAFIINHSVRFDPRSRTLAPLEKPENKVQLHTPVSECLLLLLTHNGETLSHSYLSEEVWVKKGSYVTPNSLYQNIAAIRRGLKAVGLSEEMLKTVPKMGFQIYASLQEEELLPAESEGRTNDVLKGENGTEENHEPEPHDEIISEPTIEKSNTGFFGAQVNAFYLALAILFTFGCVHFYIQLGSINDPYSSYSHIGMINNCDVYSSYVGKEESSRVFNSFLIRSALSCQLGSKAYLTFNLNHRLSSLVLCDQSINNKNSYCRSFIYVDNKNDD, encoded by the coding sequence ATGATGAAAGCTTTTATTATCAATCACAGTGTCCGCTTTGATCCCCGCTCCCGGACGCTGGCTCCCCTTGAAAAACCGGAAAATAAGGTTCAACTGCATACCCCTGTGAGCGAATGTCTACTGTTATTACTGACTCATAATGGTGAAACGCTGAGCCACAGTTATCTTTCTGAAGAGGTGTGGGTTAAAAAAGGGAGTTATGTCACGCCGAATTCGCTGTATCAGAATATCGCGGCTATCCGTCGGGGACTGAAAGCTGTGGGCTTGAGTGAGGAGATGCTAAAAACCGTCCCGAAGATGGGATTTCAGATTTATGCTTCACTACAAGAGGAAGAGCTGCTTCCTGCTGAATCAGAGGGGAGGACAAATGATGTGTTAAAAGGAGAGAATGGAACCGAAGAAAATCATGAACCAGAACCGCACGATGAAATTATCTCTGAGCCGACGATAGAAAAATCAAACACCGGTTTTTTCGGCGCTCAGGTTAATGCCTTTTATTTGGCATTGGCAATCCTCTTCACTTTTGGTTGCGTACATTTTTATATTCAACTAGGGTCTATCAATGACCCATATTCATCCTATAGCCACATAGGCATGATAAATAATTGTGATGTTTATTCCTCTTATGTGGGAAAGGAAGAAAGCTCTCGAGTCTTTAATTCGTTCTTGATACGTAGTGCGTTGAGTTGCCAACTGGGTAGCAAAGCGTATCTGACATTTAATCTTAATCACCGGCTATCATCCCTGGTACTATGTGACCAGTCTATAAATAATAAGAACTCTTACTGCCGCTCATTCATTTATGTGGATAATAAAAATGATGACTAG
- the malZ gene encoding maltodextrin glucosidase: protein MLNAWHLPVPPFIQTRKDKLYITLWVSGDDLPHRVVLRYEKDNEETSVQMTRQKAALGDGIVAWRGVIDLSEGQPRRRYSFKLLWLDKQRWLTPQGLSSIPPARLEQFAVDLPDDGPQWVQDQIFYQIFPDRFARSEQRTPEQDQIYYHHAAKRDIILRDWNEPLIADAGGSTFYGGDLDGISENLPYLKMLGVTALYLNPIFTAPSVHKYDTQDYRRVDVQFGGDHAFLRLRKNTQRLGMRLMLDGVFNHSGDTHQWFDRQQTHGSGASHNPQSPWRDFYSYNQDGQALDWLGYSSLPKLDYHSSALVDEIYQGEESVVRYWLREPWGIDGWRLDVVHMLGEAGGAKNNLRHVSGITRAAKETKPDAYILGEHFGDARQWLQTDAEDAAMNYRGFTFPLWGFLANTDISYDPQHIDAQTCMAWMDEYRAGLSHQQQLRMFNQLDSHDTARFKSILGKDVDRLPLAVVWLYCWPGVPCVYYGDEVGLDGNNDPFCRKPFPWDPDQQDLQLLALYQRLGKLRHKSRALRHGGCQVIYANGDVVVFARVYQNERVLVAINRAEQCDVTLPWNPLLSGRSWTRLEGEAHLDNHQLSLPGVSVSLWHNL from the coding sequence ATGTTGAATGCCTGGCACCTTCCGGTGCCCCCTTTTATTCAGACACGTAAAGACAAGCTTTACATCACTTTATGGGTTTCTGGCGATGATTTACCGCATCGTGTGGTACTACGTTACGAAAAAGATAACGAGGAAACCTCGGTGCAGATGACTCGGCAGAAGGCAGCACTGGGTGATGGCATCGTCGCATGGCGCGGGGTAATTGATTTATCTGAAGGGCAGCCGCGTCGCCGCTATAGTTTTAAATTGCTATGGCTGGATAAACAGCGCTGGTTAACGCCGCAAGGATTGAGCTCGATCCCTCCTGCACGTCTTGAGCAGTTTGCGGTCGACCTGCCTGATGACGGCCCGCAATGGGTGCAGGATCAGATCTTCTATCAGATATTCCCCGATCGTTTTGCGCGCAGCGAACAACGCACACCAGAACAGGATCAGATCTATTATCACCACGCCGCAAAACGCGACATCATACTGCGTGACTGGAATGAGCCTCTCATCGCAGATGCAGGGGGATCAACCTTCTATGGCGGTGATCTTGACGGTATTAGCGAAAATCTCCCGTATCTGAAGATGTTGGGCGTGACCGCGCTGTACCTCAATCCTATTTTTACCGCTCCGAGTGTTCATAAATACGATACCCAGGATTATCGCCGCGTAGACGTGCAGTTTGGTGGCGATCATGCCTTTTTGCGTTTGCGCAAAAATACCCAGCGGCTGGGCATGCGCCTGATGCTCGATGGCGTGTTTAACCACAGCGGTGATACTCACCAATGGTTTGACCGTCAACAAACTCACGGCAGCGGTGCAAGCCACAATCCGCAATCCCCGTGGCGCGATTTTTACAGCTATAACCAGGACGGGCAAGCCCTCGACTGGCTGGGTTATTCAAGCCTACCGAAACTGGATTACCACTCTTCCGCGTTGGTTGACGAGATTTACCAGGGCGAAGAAAGTGTGGTGCGCTACTGGTTACGTGAACCCTGGGGAATTGACGGCTGGCGGCTGGATGTCGTGCATATGCTGGGTGAAGCTGGCGGGGCAAAAAACAATCTACGGCATGTCTCCGGTATCACCAGGGCGGCGAAAGAAACCAAGCCTGATGCGTATATATTGGGGGAACATTTTGGCGATGCCCGGCAATGGCTGCAGACAGATGCAGAAGATGCGGCGATGAACTATCGGGGGTTCACCTTCCCGCTGTGGGGATTCCTTGCCAACACGGATATTTCCTACGATCCACAGCATATAGATGCACAAACCTGTATGGCGTGGATGGATGAATATCGTGCGGGGCTTTCTCATCAGCAACAACTGCGCATGTTTAACCAGCTCGACAGCCATGACACCGCGCGGTTCAAGTCAATCCTTGGTAAAGATGTGGACCGCTTACCTTTGGCTGTCGTGTGGCTCTATTGCTGGCCTGGTGTGCCGTGCGTTTACTATGGTGATGAAGTGGGACTGGATGGCAATAACGATCCCTTCTGCCGCAAACCTTTCCCATGGGACCCGGATCAACAAGATCTACAATTGTTGGCGCTGTATCAACGCCTTGGCAAGTTACGCCACAAAAGCCGAGCCTTGCGCCACGGTGGTTGTCAGGTGATTTACGCCAATGGAGATGTGGTGGTTTTTGCTCGCGTTTATCAAAATGAACGAGTGCTGGTGGCGATTAACCGTGCTGAGCAATGCGATGTGACACTGCCGTGGAATCCGTTGTTAAGCGGCAGAAGCTGGACACGACTCGAAGGTGAAGCCCACCTGGATAATCACCAGTTGTCACTACCCGGTGTTTCGGTTTCCCTCTGGCATAACCTCTGA
- a CDS encoding YicS family protein, giving the protein MTLVRPLSLLLLVLCSTNALASSAYEALQFGKYKQQITADLKKTCHPQKKMNEDDWANKILSNEENKRYIRDARIALERNNEKNYWDAISKVECPEM; this is encoded by the coding sequence ATGACTCTCGTCCGACCCCTTTCCCTGCTTTTACTCGTACTGTGCTCCACTAACGCTTTGGCCAGTTCAGCTTATGAAGCTCTACAATTTGGAAAGTATAAACAACAGATTACCGCAGACTTAAAAAAGACCTGCCATCCGCAAAAGAAAATGAATGAAGATGATTGGGCAAATAAAATACTCTCCAATGAGGAGAACAAACGTTACATCCGCGACGCGAGGATTGCGCTTGAACGCAACAATGAGAAAAACTATTGGGATGCAATTAGTAAAGTAGAGTGCCCGGAGATGTAG